The Clupea harengus chromosome 6, Ch_v2.0.2, whole genome shotgun sequence genome contains a region encoding:
- the lsm11 gene encoding U7 snRNA-associated Sm-like protein LSm11: MEEQERKLRSDISRESKPGGGTAESAEVDRRERRETGEEGRGDEGDGGKDGELKEQRDSRLDVSSDQFDPMLALYSPVVPLPFPNIRCFNNVAEYESFLKGGRGRAKPENVAKKQRAAQRGVADPERIARLKELMVKNPASEEDAEEGTSGTRRTGRRQKAPKNVLTRMPLLAGSPLGTLNRCVQEHIRVKVHVRSFKGLRGVCVGFVVAFDKFWNLAMVDVDETYREPLLGQALYHEKALTVTRLFEKCKLQEKEEVATCEKTHSTETTSRTQTHSTETTSRTHTHTLAAAGHAPSGGRVKDDGQKGRTVYGRVRTRHVSQLFIRGENILLINIPKT; this comes from the exons ATGGAGGAACAAGAGCGAAAGTTGAGGAGTGATATTAGCAGAGAAAGTAAACCTGGAGGAGGGACGGCTGAGAGTGCCGAGGTGGaccggagagagaggagggagacggGAGAGGAGGGTCGCGGAGACGAAGGAGATGGCGGTAAAGATGGAGAACTTAAAGAGCAGCGTGACTCTAGACTGGACGTTAGCTCGGATCAGTTTGACCCAATGCTGGCGCTGTACTCGCCGGTGGTACCGCTGCCGTTCCCGAACATCCGGTGTTTTAATAACGTGGCGGAGTACGAGAGCTTCCTGAAGGGCGGCCGTGGGCGCGCGAAGCCCGAGAATGTGGCGAAGAAGCAGCGCGCGGCGCAGAGAGGCGTCGCGGACCCGGAGAGGATCGCGCGCCTCAAAGAGCTGATGGTGAAGAATCCGGCCAGTGAGGAGGACGCGGAAGAGGGCACGAGCGGGACTCGGAGGACCGGGCGTCGACAGAAAGCTCCGAAAAATGTGCTAACAAGAATGCCAC tgctgGCTGGCAGTCCTCTTGGTACGCTGAATCGGTGTGTACAGGAGCACATCCGGGTCAAAGTTCACGTGCGCAGCTTCAAAGGCCTGCGAGGGGTCTGTGTTGGCTTCGTCGTCGCCTTTGACAAGTTCTGGAACCTG gccatGGTGGATGTGGATGAAACGTACCGGGAGCCTTTGCTTGGACAAGCACTCTACCACGAGAAAGCTCTAACTGTCACaagg CTGTTTGAAAAATGTAAACTGCAGGAGAAGGAAGAAGTTGCTACCTGTGAGAAAACACACTCGACCGAGACTACCagcaggacacaaacacactcgacTGAGACtaccagcaggacacacacacacactttggctgCTGCAGGACACGCCCCCTCTGGGGGCCGGGTTAAGGATGACGGACAGAAGGGCAGAACGGTGTATGGACGAGTTCGAACCCGACACGTCAGTCAGCTGTTCATCCGTGGAGAGAACATCCTGCTAATAAACATCCCTAAGACGTGA
- the LOC105902366 gene encoding protein mono-ADP-ribosyltransferase PARP14-like, with protein MTRELLGLIVESITGISEDDYSVELIYESCVAVVTFTHPDDVKKFQTEAKLSKKFQQYNLTARDLERTCCLRIEGLPPKAKEDLLSLYCEKFRVEVQSVAIKREGNAAVVTFQKPEDVVTMLNTQHKICRVEVSMHPYYKSLGTALYGEDGPRWKIPDSFLESIHPALYEFLVKKQLRSHINDQMQAHFCQMSMQNTNVLLSPLPALLKLKGLTAKHIDGWKENTLGVFHRIMSKYAILEKVMNSDVCGSVAKELRSVVQDHVVMTVDPVEGQLTLAGMSKDIENLRGMVCGIIQKATDQFEREINSVSEEMDLPPDMYKLLQLDGLSQYITASCPQVSLDYKSSIKKLVLSGFKTEVLSVKTWVLENRMQMTQRAVEMDRHVVDFLRAVDSEMISDRLFFSKRIHAMYVIKDGAVVLAASSEASLSESMQRIKESLASKVLTVEDQEVLRKSEWKTLNTELLSVFNTSREITLLITSNKPDSLIIAGFIEPVKEVSLNLKEFLRNHARIVDTVEVKCCAAARFIEEHKADDWKEFAKVGEVVVKFHPRRPRINLSGERIYVKPASDAFKRMVTSLFIDELKVSKPGAKKYFQEQGSLLLSMMLRDHRCVVLLQEDDMVEEADDDDDDDEAFEGERLRQSSGWFSPAGTEDLASADEEFVMAGEEFAPAIFQFCGETAQEVNRAKDCVTSCIMKEQASTQIQDPLISRFTQEERNELQNLQMELTVSIRVERRNTDSIIYLEGLTRDVFMVEGRIRDMIRRAEKEDTTRREALLIIKAYSHWVNMNAGDVDQIKLSASSTEYAEVEKEFRRTGLASTIIQFQIERVQNSTLWKGYMIKKEQFDQKNKHTNNEKRLFHGTSPDKIDQINRYGFNQSFAGTAVGALYGNGAYFAVDPQYARGYAKPDVNGHKRMYLARVLVGDYTQGVSGMLAPPPRNTVTADLFDSLTDNMTRPTMFIVFNDVQAYPEYIITFQ; from the exons ATGACCAGGGAGCTTCTTGGACTGATAGTGGAGAGCATCACTGGTATTTCTGAGGATGACTACAGTGTGGAGCTGATCTATGAGTcttgtgttgctgttgtaaCATTCACTCATCCTGATG ATGTGAAGAAATTTCAGACCGAAGCCAAGCTCAGCAAAAAGTTTCAGCAGTACAATCTGACTGCCCGGGACCTGGAAAGAACCTGCTGTTTGAGGATCGAAGGTCTGCCACCTAAGGCTAAAGAAGATCTACTGAGTCTCTACTGTGAGAAATTTAGAGTTGAAGTACAGAGTGTCGCTATAAAACGCGAAGGAAACGCTGCTGTTGTCACATTCCAAAAGCCAGAAG ATGTTGTGACCATgttgaacacacagcacaagatCTGCAGAGTTGAAGTCAGCATGCATCCATACTACAAGTCACTAGGTACAGCGCTGTATGGTGAAGACGGACCAAGATGGAAGATTCCAGACTCTTTCCTTGAAAGCATCCACCCAGCACTGTATGAATTTCTCGTGAAGAAGCAGCTCCGATCTCACATCAATGACCAGATGCAAGCACACTTCTGCCAGATGAGCATGCAGAACACCAACGTTCTGCTCAGCCCACTTCCAGCCCTGCTGAAATTGAAGGGACTCACAGCCAAACACATAGACGGCTGGAAGGAGAACACCTTAGGCGTTTTCCACCGCATCATGTCCAAGTACGCAATACTTGAGAAGGTGATGAACTCAGATGTGTGTGGCTCAGTGGCAAAAGAGCTGCGGTCAGTTGTGCAGGACCATGTTGTCATGACAGTGGATCCTGTAGAAGGGCAGTTGACACTGGCAGGGATGTCGAAAGACATAGAAAACCTGAGAGGGATGGTGTGTGGTATTATTCAGAAGGCAACGGATCAGTTTGAGCGGGAGATTAACAGTGTTTCAGAGGAAATGGATTTGCCTCCTGACATGTATAAACTGCTGCAACTTGATGGCCTGTCACAGTACATCACAGCCTCCTGCCCCCAGGTATCCCTCGATTACAAATCCAGCATCAAGAAACTTGTCCTCTCTGGCTTCAAAACTGAAGTTCTGTCCGTTAAAACCTGGGTCCTTGAGAATAGAATGCAGATGACACAGAGGGCAGTGGAGATGGACCGTCATGTAGTGGACTTCCTGAGGGCAGTGGACAGCGAGATGATCTCTGATCGTCTCTTCTTCTCCAAAAGAATCCATGCCATGTATGTGATCAAGGACGGAGCTGTGGTTTTGGCTGCAAGCTCAGAAGCATCCCTGAGTGAGTCTATGCAGAGGATAAAAGAGAGTCTCGCGTCTAAGGTGCTCACCGTGGAGGATCAAGAGGTACTCAGGAAGTCAGAATGGAAGACTCTGAACACTGAACTCCTTAGTGTGTTCAACACATCCAGGGAGATCACACTGTTGATAACTTCAAACAAACCTGACAGTCTTATCATTGCTGGCTTTATTGAGCCCGTCAAGGAAGTCAGCCTGAACCTCAAAGAGTTTCTGCGTAATCATGCAAGAATTGTGGACACTGTTGAGGTCAAATGCTGTGCTGCAGCAAGGTTCATTGAAGAGCACAAGGCAGATGACTGGAAAGAGTTTGCCAAGGTTGGTGAAGTGGTGGTGAAATTCCATCCAAGACGCCCACGAATCAACCTATCAGGAGAGCGTATCTATGTTAAACCTGCTTCGGATGCCTTTAAGAGGATGGTGACCAGCTTGTTTATAGATGAACTGAAAGTCTCTAAGCCTGGAGCCAAGAAGTACTTCCAGGAACAGGGCAGCTTGCTACTATCAATGATGTTAAGGGACCATCGTTGTGTGGTTCTGCTTCAGGAGGATGATATGGTGGAGGAGgcggatgatgatgatgatgatgatgaggcctTCGAAGGAGAAAGACTAAGACAGTCTTCAG GCTGGTTTTCACCTGCTGGTACTGAAGACCTGGCATCTGCTGATGAGGAGTTTGTCATGGCGGGTGAAGAGTTTGCTCCCGCCATATTCCAATTCTGTGGAGAGACGGCCCAGGAGGTCAACCGAGCCAAAGACTGCGTGACAAGTTGCATCATGAAAGAGCAGGCTTCTACTCAGATCCAGGACCCACTAATTAGTCGTTTCACCCAGGAGGAGAGAAACGAGCTTCAGAATCTGCAGATGGAACTGACTGTCAGCatcagggtggagaggaggaacacTGACTCCATCATCTACCTGGAGGGCTTGACTCGAGACGTGTTCATGGTCGAAGGGCGAATCAGAGATATGATTCGAAGGGCAGAGAAGGAGGACACGACCCGACGAGAGGCCTTGCTGATCATAAAGGCCTATAGTCATTGGGTCAACATGAACGCCGGGGATGTTGATCAAATCAAACTTAGTGCAAGCAGCACTGAATACGCAGAAGTTGAGAAGGAGTTCAGGAGAACTGGCCTTGCATCAACAATAATTCAG TTTCAGATTGAGAGAGTCCAGAACAGCACACTTTGGAAGGGCTACATGATCAAAAAAGAACAGTTTGATcagaagaacaaacacacaaataatgagAAAAGGCTTTTCCATGGCACAAGTCCTGATAAGATAGACCAGATCAACCGTTACGGGTTTAACCAGAGTTTTGCTGGGACTGCAGTCG GTGCCTTGTATGGAAATGGCGCCTATTTTGCTGTTGATCCCCAATACGCCAGAGGCTATGCCAAACCTGATGTCAATGGACACAAGCGCATGTACCTGGCAAGAGTTTTGGTCGGAGACTACACTCAAGGAGTAAGTGGCATGCTAGCACCTCCGCCCCGAAACACTGTAACAGCTGACTTGTTTGACAGCCTGACGGATAATATGACGAGACCCACAATGTTTATCGTCTTCAATGATGTCCAGGCCTATCCTGAGTACATCATCACATTTCAGTGA
- the adam19b gene encoding disintegrin and metalloproteinase domain-containing protein 19, with translation MARSHDSIRERRDISRNMKYVELLLVADHAEFVKRGQDREKVKMTLMEAANYVDKFYKPLGVRIAVTGLEVWNDADRISVSENPFTTLGAFLSWRRKQLPHLANDNAQLISVVCVQGPAIGLAPLKAMCSEYQSGGVNSDHSESVFGVAATLAHELGHNFGMSHDSPGCCQENPDNGGCIMAAATGSPFPRVFNTCNQRELQHYLSSGGGKCLSNPPSPRSRVGGAHCGDGYLDEGEECDCGQEEECLSACCNAANCTLKAGAECAHGVCCHNCKLRRPGEVCRPTAGSCDLPEFCDGTSEACPDNHFLLDGSECAGGAYCYTGMCLTLQQQCVSLWGSGARVAPEVCFTEVNRAGDQYGNCGKDLQGNYRRCSHRDAVCGKIQCVSGFGASGGQ, from the exons ATGGCTCGTTCACACGATAGCATCAGG GAGCGGAGGGACATCAGCCGGAACATGAAATACGTGGAGCTGCTATTGGTGGCCGACCACGccgag tttgtgAAACGGGgccaggacagagagaaagtaaagATGACACTGATGGAAGCTGCAAACTACGTAGAcaag TTTTATAAGCCCCTGGGAGTGCGTATCGCGGTGACGGGTCTGGAGGTGTGGAACGATGCGGATCGGATCAGTGTGTCTGAGAACCCCTTCACCACGCTGGGCGCCTTCCTGTCCTGGAGACGCAAGCAGCTGCCACACCTGGCCAATGACAACGCTCAGCTCATCA gtgtggtgtgtgttcaggggcCGGCCATTGGATTGGCTCCACTGAAGGCCATGTGTTCTGAATACCAATCAGGAGGAGTCAACTCA gatcactctgagagtgtgtttggcgTGGCTGCTACACTGGCTCATGAGCTGGGGCATAACTTCGGCATGAGCCACGACAGCCCAGGATGCTGCCAGGAGAATCCAGACAACGGGGGCTGCATCATGGCTGCTGccacagg gtctccgTTCCCCCGTGTGTTTAACACGTGTAATCAGCGGGAGCTGCAGCACTACCTGAGTTCTGGGGGGGGCAAGTGTCTGTCCAACCCCCCCAGCCCAAGATCACGCGTGGGGGGGGCGCACTGTGGAGACGGATACCTGGACGAGGGGGAGGAGTGTGACTGCGGACaggaggag gagtGTTTGAGTGCTTGCTGTAATGCTGCTAACTGCACTCTGAAGGCAGGAGCTGAATGTGCTCACGGAGTCTGCTGTCACAACTGCAAG CTGAGGCGGCCAGGTGAGGTGTGTCGGCCCACTGCAGGGTCATGTGATCTGCCAGAGTTCTGTGACGGCACCTCGGAGGCGTGTCCAGATAACCACTTCCTATTGGACGGCTCAGAGTGTGCAGGCGGGGCTTACTGCTACACGGGGATGTGCCTTAcgctgcagcagcagtgtgtgtcactgtggggcAGTG gtgccCGTGTTGCCCCAGAGGTGTGTTTCACTGAGGTGAACAGAGCTGGAGATCAGTATGGGAACTGTGGCAAAGACCTGCAAGGAAACTACAGAAGGTGCAGccacag AGATGCCGTTTGCGGTAagatccagtgtgtgtctgggttcgGCGCGTCCGGTGGGCAGTAA
- the thg1l gene encoding probable tRNA(His) guanylyltransferase → MLLRVGCVCKKGHRFLLRAFSCGVAMAKSKFEYVRSFETDDTCLRNCYIVVRLDGRNFHKFSEQHGFVKPNDERALALMRRSAGCVMEQLDDVCVAYGQSDEFSFVFKRSTNWFKRRASKLMTHVASQFSSSFVFFWGEYFTHQPLLYPPSFDGRVVLYPSNRNLRDYLSWRQADCHINNQYNTVFWTLVQKGGLSTTQAEERLKGTVAADKNEILFSEFNINYNAEPQLYRKGSTLIWDTAEEVTTKKVKPANQSEREVHVTRTRKKITTHHCDIIGSQFWEEHPDILESD, encoded by the exons ATGCTACtgagggtggggtgtgtgtgtaagaagggTCATAGGTTTCTGCTTCGTGCGTTCTCCTGTGGCGTTGCCATGGCGAAGAGCAAGTTTGAGTACGTGCGGAGCTTCGAGACGGATGACACCTGCCTCAGAAACTGCTACATTGTAGTGAGACTGGATGGGCGCAACTTCCACAA gttctctGAACAGCACGGGTTTGTGAAGCCGAACGACGAGCGGGCGTTGGCTCTGATGAGGCGGAGCGCCGGGTGTGTGATGGAACAGCTggacgatgtgtgtgtggcgtacGGACAGAGCGACGAGTTCAGCTTCGTCTTCAAACGATCAACCAACTGGTTCAAAAGAAgagccag taaACTCATGACACACGTGGCCTCCCAGTTTTCCTCCAGTTTCGTTTTCTTCTGGGGGGAGTATTTTACCCATCAGCCCCTGCTCTACCCCCCCAGCTTCGACGGGCGAGTGGTGCTGTATCCTAGCAACCGTAACCTAAGAGACTACCTGAGCTGGCGACAGGCTGACT gtcatatTAATAACCAGTACAATACAGTCTTTTGGACTCTGGTGCAGAAAGGAGGCTTGAGCACTACTCAAGCTGAAGAACGACTCAAG gGTACAGTGGCAGCAGATAAGAATGAGATTCTGTTCTCTGAGTTTAACATTAACTACAACGCCGAACCCCAGCTTTACCGCAAAGGCTCCACACTCATCTGGGAcacg gCAGAAGAGGTCACCACTAAGAAGGtgaaaccagccaatcagagtgaacGGGAAGTACATGTGACCCGCACCAGGAAGAAGATCACCACCCACCATTGTGACATCATTGGAAGCCAGTTCTGGGAGGAGCATCCGGACATCTTAGAATCCGACTGA